Proteins encoded in a region of the Anoxybacillus amylolyticus genome:
- a CDS encoding pirin family protein yields MYIYRADERYHANHGWLDTYFSFSFAEYFDPNNMNFGPLRVLNDDVIQPLRGFGMHPHQEMEIVTIVLSGQLKHQDSLGNEAVTTFGGVQRMSAGTGIVHSEVNPSATEPVNLLQLWFLPEQRGIAPSYEKTTYDIAQLKNQLLPVVEKNPSSPNIAHIHQDVTIYLSDVEAGNDLVFTQTNGRRIFLFVIEGELAINDKAKLWTHDSARITETPSLKMTANSDTRLMLIDLP; encoded by the coding sequence ATTTATATATATCGTGCTGATGAGCGGTATCATGCCAATCATGGCTGGTTAGATACGTATTTTAGTTTTTCGTTTGCAGAATATTTTGATCCGAACAATATGAATTTTGGACCATTACGCGTGTTGAACGATGATGTGATTCAACCGTTACGAGGATTTGGGATGCATCCACATCAAGAAATGGAAATTGTCACAATCGTGTTAAGTGGGCAATTAAAGCATCAAGATAGTCTAGGGAATGAAGCGGTGACGACGTTTGGTGGCGTTCAACGAATGTCGGCAGGGACAGGGATTGTTCATTCGGAAGTGAATCCGTCAGCGACAGAGCCGGTGAATTTATTGCAATTATGGTTTTTGCCTGAACAACGTGGGATCGCGCCGTCATATGAAAAAACAACGTACGACATTGCACAGTTAAAAAATCAGCTGTTGCCGGTCGTGGAAAAAAATCCGTCCTCTCCGAATATCGCCCATATTCATCAAGATGTAACGATTTATTTATCGGATGTAGAAGCAGGAAACGACCTCGTATTTACACAAACAAACGGTCGGCGCATCTTTTTGTTTGTGATTGAGGGAGAATTAGCCATTAATGATAAGGCTAAACTATGGACGCACGATTCGGCGAGAATAACCGAAACTCCATCGTTGAAAATGACGGCAAATAGCGACACACGGTTAATGCTCATCGATCTCCCATAA
- a CDS encoding zinc metallopeptidase produces the protein MFFHPMDFLILIAFGISLWAQMKVSSNFQKWSEVPASSRLSGAEVARMILDRNGLYHVPVEVVPGSLTDHYDPISRTVRLSEPVYYGRSIAAISVAAHEVGHAVQHQQSYGALVLRHRMFPIVNFTSGAAPFLLLAGFIFHQFSLLGLGIIFFSFAVAFQLITLPVEFNASARAKKFMVAEGIIYPGEERGVNKVLGAAALTYVAAALISVLELLKYILIFTQSNEED, from the coding sequence ATGTTTTTCCATCCGATGGATTTTCTTATTCTTATTGCGTTCGGGATTTCGTTATGGGCGCAAATGAAAGTATCGTCCAATTTTCAAAAATGGTCAGAAGTACCAGCTTCTTCTCGTTTGAGTGGAGCAGAAGTGGCAAGAATGATTTTAGATCGCAATGGACTTTATCATGTACCAGTGGAAGTAGTGCCAGGAAGTTTAACCGATCATTATGACCCTATTTCGCGAACTGTCCGTTTGTCCGAGCCGGTGTATTACGGTCGGTCGATTGCGGCGATTTCCGTCGCGGCTCATGAAGTCGGGCATGCGGTGCAGCATCAGCAATCATATGGAGCGTTAGTGCTTCGGCATCGCATGTTTCCAATCGTCAACTTTACGTCGGGAGCAGCACCATTTTTATTATTAGCAGGGTTTATTTTTCACCAGTTTTCCCTTCTTGGCTTAGGCATTATTTTCTTTTCCTTTGCTGTTGCGTTCCAGCTTATTACGCTTCCAGTCGAGTTTAATGCCAGCGCAAGAGCAAAGAAATTTATGGTGGCGGAAGGGATTATTTATCCTGGTGAAGAGCGCGGGGTCAATAAAGTGCTTGGGGCTGCAGCGTTGACATACGTTGCTGCGGCGTTGATTTCTGTGCTAGAATTGCTTAAATACATTTTGATTTTTACGCAAAGTAATGAGGAAGATTAA
- a CDS encoding IS630 family transposase, with protein MKKKGLQITNDHGWTIERLQEQERRMKNANMAKRMAVIRLIMQGYLGIQVAELLNLHRETVSIYVQKFNQGGMDALLERHYAPGRKPYLSPDEERELRKMLEESTPADEGYGIETSWNTRIIQHVLEEKFSVTMSRGGICDMLHRWGFRYTRPTYTLKRANPQKQKEFQQEIELIKKNLPDNTVIIYEDESHIRDYQALRATWSVKGRQKQIPTYGHHATVSLLGGVNIETGEFLCMETDQCNAQAFLQFLQYTLNQYPDKHVVMVLDNAKIHHAKVLQPFLQEHEEQLTFVFLPPYSPNLNLVERIWGWLKESVIANRFHPSRKELRESIVSFLEYLSEFPEKVLQRIGQVAMSEN; from the coding sequence ATGAAGAAAAAAGGATTACAAATTACGAACGATCATGGTTGGACCATCGAACGTCTTCAAGAACAGGAACGCCGAATGAAAAATGCCAACATGGCGAAACGAATGGCAGTGATTCGTCTCATTATGCAAGGCTACTTAGGAATCCAAGTCGCTGAGCTTTTGAACCTCCATCGCGAAACCGTTTCGATTTACGTTCAAAAGTTTAATCAAGGTGGCATGGATGCGCTATTAGAACGCCATTACGCCCCGGGTAGAAAGCCGTACCTGTCTCCAGACGAAGAACGCGAATTAAGAAAGATGTTGGAAGAAAGCACCCCTGCCGATGAAGGATACGGCATCGAGACCAGCTGGAATACACGAATCATTCAACATGTGTTAGAAGAGAAATTTTCTGTCACCATGTCTCGCGGTGGGATTTGCGATATGCTCCACCGATGGGGATTTCGCTATACACGCCCTACGTATACTCTCAAACGGGCGAATCCTCAAAAACAAAAAGAGTTTCAACAAGAAATAGAACTCATAAAAAAAAACTTGCCCGACAACACAGTCATCATCTATGAAGATGAAAGTCATATTCGGGACTATCAAGCTCTTCGGGCCACATGGAGTGTCAAAGGGCGCCAAAAACAAATTCCTACGTACGGACACCACGCAACAGTCAGCTTATTAGGCGGTGTGAATATCGAAACGGGTGAATTTCTCTGTATGGAAACGGACCAATGTAATGCACAGGCTTTTCTGCAGTTTCTCCAATACACATTGAACCAATATCCAGATAAACATGTGGTGATGGTCTTGGATAACGCAAAAATTCATCATGCCAAAGTCCTTCAGCCTTTTTTACAGGAGCACGAAGAACAGTTAACTTTTGTATTCTTACCCCCTTATTCGCCGAATTTAAATTTAGTTGAACGAATTTGGGGCTGGCTGAAAGAGAGTGTCATTGCCAATCGGTTTCATCCTAGTCGAAAAGAGTTACGAGAATCGATTGTTTCGTTCTTAGAGTACCTTTCTGAGTTTCCAGAAAAAGTGCTCCAACGCATCGGACAGGTTGCTATGTCGGAAAATTAA
- a CDS encoding aldo/keto reductase, translating to MKTLRDGAVLHNGVKMPWLGLGVYKVQEGEEVVQAVKTAIEIGYRHIDTASFYQNEEGVGRAVRESGVPREELFITTKVWNSDQGYDTTLKAFEESLKKLDLAYIDLYLVHWPVKGKYKETYKALEKLYKDGLVRAIGVSNFQIHHLQDLMATCEIKPMVNQVEYHPRLTQKALHAFCKENGIQLEAWSPLMRGGELLNEPVLVEIGKKYGKTPAQVILRWDLQHEVVTIPKSVTPQRIKENADIFDFELTAEEMEAIDSLNQEKRIGPDPDNFDF from the coding sequence ATGAAAACGTTACGAGACGGTGCTGTATTACATAATGGAGTGAAAATGCCGTGGCTTGGGCTAGGTGTGTATAAAGTGCAAGAAGGAGAAGAAGTCGTTCAAGCAGTAAAAACGGCGATTGAAATTGGCTACCGTCATATTGATACAGCGTCATTTTATCAAAACGAAGAAGGAGTCGGCCGAGCAGTAAGAGAATCAGGTGTGCCGAGAGAAGAATTGTTTATTACGACAAAAGTATGGAATTCTGACCAAGGGTACGATACAACGTTAAAAGCGTTTGAAGAAAGCTTAAAGAAATTAGATCTTGCGTACATCGATTTATATTTAGTTCACTGGCCTGTTAAGGGGAAATATAAAGAAACGTACAAAGCGCTCGAAAAGCTATATAAAGACGGATTAGTTCGGGCAATTGGGGTAAGCAACTTCCAAATTCACCATTTACAAGATTTAATGGCAACATGCGAAATCAAGCCGATGGTGAACCAAGTGGAGTACCATCCGCGCTTAACGCAAAAAGCGCTTCATGCGTTTTGTAAAGAGAACGGTATTCAGCTCGAAGCGTGGTCACCGTTGATGCGTGGAGGGGAGCTATTGAACGAACCGGTGCTAGTGGAAATCGGGAAAAAGTATGGTAAAACGCCAGCGCAAGTAATCCTCCGCTGGGACTTACAACACGAAGTAGTGACCATCCCGAAATCGGTTACCCCACAACGTATAAAAGAGAACGCCGACATATTTGATTTTGAATTAACAGCGGAAGAAATGGAAGCGATCGATTCGTTGAATCAAGAGAAACGAATCGGTCCAGACCCAGATAATTTCGATTTTTAA
- the wrbA gene encoding NAD(P)H:quinone oxidoreductase, producing the protein MENVKLAIIYYSSTGTNYKLAKWAEEAAKETGAEVRVLKVPELAPQEAIESNPAWKAHVEATKDVPTVTLNDLEWADAIIFSMPTRFGNVPSQLKQFLDTTGGLWFQGKLVNKVVSAMTSAQNAHGGQEQTILQLYTTMYHWGAIVVAPGYTDPSVFAGGGNPYGTSVTVDQNGNILENAEAAVKHQAKRTVQVAQWVKNGQK; encoded by the coding sequence ATGGAAAATGTAAAATTAGCGATCATCTATTACAGTTCAACGGGAACAAACTACAAATTAGCAAAATGGGCAGAAGAAGCAGCGAAAGAAACAGGGGCAGAAGTGCGGGTCTTGAAAGTGCCAGAACTTGCACCGCAAGAAGCTATTGAGTCGAATCCAGCATGGAAAGCGCATGTCGAGGCAACGAAAGACGTGCCAACCGTCACATTAAACGATTTAGAGTGGGCGGATGCGATCATTTTTAGCATGCCGACACGATTCGGCAACGTCCCATCTCAATTGAAACAGTTTTTAGATACAACTGGTGGACTCTGGTTCCAAGGAAAATTAGTGAATAAAGTCGTCAGTGCGATGACGAGTGCGCAAAATGCGCATGGCGGTCAAGAGCAAACGATTTTACAATTATACACAACGATGTACCATTGGGGGGCAATTGTTGTAGCACCAGGATATACCGATCCGTCAGTCTTTGCCGGCGGCGGCAATCCATATGGCACAAGCGTCACAGTCGATCAAAACGGTAACATTCTCGAAAATGCTGAAGCAGCAGTGAAACATCAGGCAAAACGCACTGTTCAAGTAGCGCAATGGGTGAAAAACGGTCAGAAATAA
- a CDS encoding dicarboxylate/amino acid:cation symporter, which translates to MKITFKNLTVQVITGILLGIIVGFLFPEFGTKLKVLADGFIKLIKMVIAPIIFFTVVIGIGNMGDLKKVGRIGGKALIYFEIVTTFALAIGLIVVNLVKPGAGFNTAAVKGGDISQYTQQAEAVNHGVVEFLLGIIPDNVVGAMAKGELLPILFFAVLFGVATAALGEKAKPVVVLFEKLTDIFFGIVNMVMKVSPIAAFGAMAYTIGTFGLGSLVALGKLMGSVYTTMFLFIVVVLGAIAKFYRFNIFKFIAYIKEEILLVLGTSSSESALPKMMEKLEKYGCSKSVVGLVIPTGYSFNLDGTSIYLSMAAMFIAQAYGIDLTIWQELTLLGVLMLTSKGAAGVTGSGFITLAATLAAFPMIPVEGIALLLGVDRFMSEARAITNLIGNGVATVVVSKMENEFHPEAEAQLERTNITLAK; encoded by the coding sequence ATGAAAATCACGTTTAAAAATTTAACCGTTCAAGTTATTACGGGGATTCTTTTAGGGATTATTGTTGGGTTTTTATTTCCAGAGTTCGGAACAAAGTTGAAAGTATTAGCGGATGGGTTTATTAAGCTGATTAAGATGGTTATTGCACCGATTATTTTCTTTACCGTTGTCATCGGTATCGGCAATATGGGGGATTTAAAGAAAGTCGGGCGAATTGGCGGAAAAGCATTGATTTATTTTGAAATTGTGACAACATTTGCGTTGGCAATAGGACTTATTGTTGTGAACCTCGTAAAACCGGGGGCAGGCTTCAATACAGCAGCTGTAAAAGGTGGCGATATTTCACAATATACGCAACAAGCAGAAGCAGTAAATCACGGTGTCGTTGAGTTTTTGCTTGGCATTATTCCTGATAACGTCGTCGGTGCAATGGCCAAAGGGGAGCTGTTGCCGATTTTATTCTTTGCTGTGCTATTTGGTGTAGCAACCGCTGCCTTAGGAGAAAAGGCAAAACCGGTGGTAGTGTTATTTGAAAAGTTAACGGATATTTTCTTTGGCATCGTAAACATGGTCATGAAAGTATCGCCGATCGCTGCGTTTGGTGCGATGGCGTATACGATCGGAACGTTTGGATTAGGTTCATTAGTGGCGCTTGGAAAATTAATGGGTTCTGTATATACGACGATGTTCTTATTTATCGTTGTTGTGCTAGGCGCGATTGCGAAGTTTTATCGATTCAATATTTTTAAATTTATTGCTTATATTAAAGAGGAAATTCTCCTTGTATTAGGTACATCGTCATCTGAATCGGCGCTACCGAAAATGATGGAGAAGCTCGAAAAATACGGTTGTTCCAAATCGGTTGTCGGGTTAGTTATTCCAACAGGCTATTCGTTTAACTTAGACGGAACGTCTATTTATCTTTCGATGGCAGCAATGTTTATTGCGCAAGCATATGGTATTGATCTCACCATTTGGCAAGAGCTCACGCTGTTAGGGGTGTTGATGTTAACATCCAAAGGCGCAGCAGGGGTGACAGGTTCAGGATTCATCACATTGGCAGCAACATTAGCGGCATTTCCAATGATTCCAGTCGAGGGGATTGCTCTCCTTCTTGGGGTCGATCGTTTTATGTCAGAAGCGCGTGCGATTACAAACTTAATCGGCAACGGTGTGGCAACAGTTGTTGTTTCAAAAATGGAAAACGAATTTCACCCTGAGGCAGAGGCGCAGTTGGAGCGTACGAATATCACGTTAGCGAAATAA
- a CDS encoding TRAP transporter substrate-binding protein has translation MKKWWFVSGLLFVVIGVVMFVGQKQTSNQIVYDEEQKGLHEQIVIYFSHVVAENTPKGLAAQKFAELVEEKTNGRVKIEVFPNGSLYSDDEEIDALLRGDIQMIAPSVSKVTQLLPEWQVLDLPFIFENYDDVERVFTGNVGKSLLAMLEKKGMKGLALWGNGFKQMTSNRRLLIEPSDFSGLKFRVMPSEIIEKQFQLLGAKPIVVPFDRVYESLEKHEFDGQENTISNIYSKNFYQFQTYLTISNHGYLGYAVIVNKHFWDKLPKDIQQKITEAMQETSAWNLKQSKKQNEAELAKMKQNPQMHIYELTEKEQKAWKQKFAPLYNEFEREFGSKLLRQIKAE, from the coding sequence ATGAAAAAATGGTGGTTCGTCAGTGGACTGTTGTTTGTCGTAATAGGAGTGGTGATGTTTGTTGGGCAAAAACAAACATCTAACCAAATCGTGTATGATGAGGAACAAAAAGGTTTACATGAGCAAATTGTGATTTATTTTAGCCATGTCGTAGCGGAAAATACGCCGAAAGGGTTAGCAGCGCAAAAATTCGCAGAACTTGTCGAGGAGAAAACAAACGGTCGCGTCAAAATCGAAGTATTCCCGAACGGCTCGCTTTATTCTGACGATGAAGAAATCGATGCACTTTTGCGTGGCGACATTCAAATGATTGCCCCGTCCGTATCAAAGGTGACGCAATTACTTCCGGAATGGCAAGTGCTCGATTTGCCGTTTATTTTTGAAAACTACGATGACGTGGAACGGGTGTTTACGGGGAACGTGGGCAAAAGTTTATTAGCGATGTTAGAAAAAAAAGGGATGAAAGGATTAGCGTTATGGGGGAATGGCTTTAAGCAAATGACGAGCAACCGTCGTCTGCTTATCGAGCCAAGTGATTTTTCGGGATTGAAATTCCGTGTTATGCCAAGTGAAATAATCGAAAAACAATTTCAGCTTCTAGGGGCGAAGCCAATCGTGGTACCGTTTGATCGTGTGTATGAATCGTTAGAAAAACATGAGTTTGATGGACAAGAAAATACGATTTCGAACATTTATTCGAAAAACTTTTATCAGTTTCAAACGTATTTGACGATTAGTAACCACGGCTATCTTGGGTACGCAGTCATCGTGAACAAACACTTTTGGGATAAATTGCCGAAAGATATACAACAAAAGATTACAGAAGCGATGCAAGAAACGTCTGCTTGGAATTTAAAACAATCCAAAAAGCAAAATGAAGCAGAGCTAGCGAAAATGAAACAAAATCCACAGATGCATATTTACGAACTAACGGAGAAGGAACAAAAAGCGTGGAAACAAAAATTTGCACCTTTATATAACGAGTTTGAGCGAGAATTTGGAAGCAAGCTCTTGCGGCAAATTAAAGCTGAGTGA
- the bacA gene encoding undecaprenyl-diphosphate phosphatase yields MWHYLSAIIMGMVEGLTEFLPVSSTGHLILTGELIHFTGEAAKTFEIFIQLGSILAVVVVYWKRFFNLFGLMKEQKEKGLNLLHIIFAMLPAVVLGLILHDAIKTYLFSPYTVLIGLVAGGILMIVAEKKRTAVTASSLDTLSYKQAFGIGVFQCLALWPGFSRSGSTISGGLLVGTDRKTAAEFSFIVAVPMMVAASGLDLLKSYSSLSTQDIPVFATGFITAFLVALLAIKVFLRFVSRVKLTPFAIYRFVLALLYSFILF; encoded by the coding sequence TTGTGGCATTATCTTTCAGCAATTATTATGGGAATGGTCGAAGGACTTACTGAGTTTTTACCAGTATCTTCAACAGGGCATTTAATTTTAACTGGAGAACTGATTCATTTCACAGGTGAAGCAGCAAAAACGTTTGAAATTTTCATTCAGCTCGGTTCGATTTTAGCGGTTGTTGTTGTGTATTGGAAACGATTTTTTAATCTTTTTGGGCTCATGAAAGAACAAAAAGAAAAGGGGCTAAATTTGCTTCATATCATTTTTGCGATGCTTCCAGCTGTTGTTCTAGGGCTTATTTTGCACGATGCGATTAAAACCTATTTGTTTTCCCCGTATACGGTATTAATCGGTCTTGTTGCTGGGGGGATACTGATGATTGTTGCGGAAAAGAAACGAACAGCGGTCACAGCGTCAAGCCTCGATACGCTGTCTTATAAGCAGGCGTTCGGTATTGGTGTATTTCAATGTTTGGCATTATGGCCAGGGTTTTCACGGTCTGGATCGACAATTTCCGGAGGATTGCTCGTTGGAACAGACCGAAAAACAGCGGCAGAATTCTCATTTATTGTCGCTGTACCGATGATGGTAGCAGCGAGTGGATTGGATTTGTTGAAAAGCTATTCGTCTTTGTCGACGCAAGACATTCCCGTTTTTGCGACTGGCTTTATCACTGCTTTTCTTGTTGCGCTGTTAGCGATTAAAGTATTTTTGCGATTTGTTTCTAGAGTGAAGTTGACTCCATTTGCTATTTACCGGTTTGTCCTTGCATTGTTGTATAGCTTCATTTTATTTTAG
- a CDS encoding hemolysin family protein, which produces MDIFSLLMVAVLIAVTGFFVASEFAIVKVRASRIDQLISEGNKRAVAAKKVISSLDEYLSANQLGITITSLGLGWLGEPTVEKLLLPLLERAHISPSLAHVLSFAISFASITFLHVVVGELAPKTLAIQKAETITLFTAKPLILFYKVMYPFIWLLNTSARIVTSIFGLKPASEHELAHSEEELRLILSESYKSGEINQSEYKYVNNIFRFDDRVAKEIMVPRKEIVALDIHHSVEEYLDIIKEEKYTRYPVIDGDKDHVLGLVNVKEIFTDLVTNSSDGKELKDYIRPIIQVIESIAIHDLLVKMQKERIHMAILVDEYGGTSGLVTVEDILEEIVGEIQDEFDVDETPLIQKVDETHTILDGKVLISEVNDLFGLAIDDTDVDTIGGWILTEYYDIKEGDTIEVDGYSLKVVEMDGHHVKTIEVTKKEIQPEQEMTEGIQAHS; this is translated from the coding sequence TTGGACATATTTAGTTTATTGATGGTAGCGGTCTTAATTGCTGTGACCGGCTTTTTCGTCGCTTCAGAGTTTGCCATTGTGAAGGTACGGGCATCGAGAATTGATCAACTAATTAGCGAAGGAAATAAGCGGGCGGTTGCAGCGAAAAAAGTTATTTCGAGTCTTGACGAGTATTTATCAGCAAACCAATTGGGAATTACGATTACATCGTTAGGATTAGGTTGGCTTGGGGAGCCGACGGTCGAAAAATTATTGTTGCCGTTATTAGAGAGGGCGCACATATCACCATCGCTTGCTCATGTATTATCATTTGCGATTTCGTTTGCTAGTATTACGTTTTTGCATGTCGTCGTTGGGGAATTAGCACCAAAGACGCTGGCGATTCAAAAGGCAGAAACGATTACGTTATTTACTGCAAAGCCGTTAATTTTATTTTATAAAGTAATGTATCCGTTTATATGGTTACTTAATACATCTGCGCGTATCGTTACGAGTATATTCGGTTTAAAACCTGCTTCCGAGCATGAACTTGCCCATTCGGAAGAAGAGCTTCGCTTAATTTTATCAGAAAGCTATAAAAGCGGAGAAATTAACCAATCTGAATATAAATACGTGAATAATATTTTCCGTTTTGACGATCGGGTGGCAAAAGAAATTATGGTGCCACGCAAAGAAATTGTTGCTCTTGATATTCACCATTCGGTAGAGGAATATCTTGACATTATTAAAGAAGAAAAGTATACGCGCTATCCGGTGATTGATGGCGATAAAGACCATGTTCTTGGTCTTGTAAACGTAAAAGAAATATTTACGGATCTTGTCACTAACTCGTCAGATGGGAAAGAGTTAAAAGACTATATTCGGCCGATTATTCAAGTGATCGAGTCGATAGCGATTCATGATTTGCTTGTGAAAATGCAAAAAGAACGAATTCATATGGCCATTTTAGTTGATGAATATGGCGGAACGTCGGGGCTTGTAACAGTAGAAGATATTCTAGAAGAAATTGTTGGGGAAATTCAAGATGAGTTTGACGTGGATGAAACACCGCTCATTCAAAAAGTCGATGAAACGCATACCATTCTTGATGGGAAAGTGCTCATCAGTGAAGTCAATGATTTATTTGGCTTAGCGATTGATGACACAGATGTCGACACGATTGGCGGCTGGATTTTAACGGAGTATTACGATATTAAAGAAGGGGATACGATTGAGGTGGATGGGTATTCATTGAAAGTAGTAGAAATGGATGGTCACCACGTCAAAACGATTGAAGTAACGAAAAAGGAAATACAACCAGAGCAAGAAATGACGGAAGGAATTCAAGCACATTCATAA
- a CDS encoding ATP-binding protein, translating to MKRLSIRWKITALIFFIVSFSLLLGGLIVVGNFMHTKEEELKQRALLTARTVAELPEIKQKITGTKKERDKINPIVERLRVIHGATYITVLDMHKIRLSHPVKEMIGKRSNSKDEGPAFAEHTYTSKARGEIGTVVRAFVPVMDDNHNQIGVVIAAYLLPSFIQVLLSLKAEVIVTTGLSLLFGGFGAWQLASHIKQQMFQLEPHEIAKLLVERTETFNAMHEGVIAIDTDERITIFNDKAKTMLGVTEDVIGKPIRSVLPDTHLPEVLQINQPIYNKELQIRNLTILSNRIPIQINGKTVGAVAIFQDQTEVRKLAEELTGVKAFVSALRVQSHEYMNKLHTIAGLIQLGHKEKALEYVFQVTAEQEEIIRFLSKNIKNESISGLLLSKISRGKELGITVTIDRHSQLHQFPKSLDHHDFVVILGNLIENAFDSFQTVGDRPKEVYISIDQTDEILSLSVEDNGCGMEESVQAQMFDEGFSTKKTAGRGIGLYLIKQIVDKGNGTIHVTSEKGKGTIFTITFEM from the coding sequence ATGAAACGTTTATCGATTCGTTGGAAAATTACTGCGCTTATTTTCTTTATTGTTAGTTTCTCATTGTTACTCGGAGGACTCATCGTCGTTGGAAACTTTATGCATACAAAAGAAGAAGAGCTAAAGCAACGGGCGCTATTAACAGCCCGTACCGTAGCTGAGCTTCCAGAAATTAAACAAAAAATAACAGGAACAAAAAAAGAACGAGACAAAATCAATCCGATTGTCGAACGGTTACGCGTCATTCACGGTGCTACTTACATTACCGTTCTTGATATGCATAAAATTCGTCTTTCTCATCCTGTCAAAGAAATGATTGGGAAACGCTCTAACAGTAAAGATGAGGGACCAGCGTTTGCGGAACACACCTATACTTCAAAAGCACGCGGAGAAATCGGCACGGTCGTTCGCGCCTTTGTTCCGGTAATGGACGATAACCATAACCAAATTGGGGTTGTCATTGCTGCATACCTACTCCCAAGCTTTATCCAAGTGCTTCTATCATTAAAAGCGGAAGTTATAGTGACTACAGGTCTTTCTTTGTTATTTGGCGGCTTTGGCGCATGGCAATTGGCTTCACATATTAAGCAACAAATGTTTCAACTTGAGCCGCATGAAATTGCAAAACTACTAGTGGAGCGGACAGAAACATTTAACGCAATGCACGAAGGAGTTATTGCCATTGATACAGACGAACGCATTACTATTTTTAACGATAAAGCGAAAACGATGCTTGGTGTAACAGAAGATGTCATCGGAAAACCTATTCGTTCCGTTCTTCCTGATACTCATTTACCAGAAGTTTTACAAATAAATCAGCCAATTTATAACAAAGAATTACAAATTCGAAATTTAACGATTTTAAGCAATCGCATCCCAATTCAAATCAACGGAAAAACAGTAGGAGCGGTCGCTATTTTCCAAGACCAGACGGAAGTAAGGAAACTAGCGGAAGAACTGACAGGTGTAAAAGCGTTCGTCAGCGCTCTTCGCGTACAGTCGCATGAATATATGAACAAACTCCATACAATCGCTGGACTCATTCAACTAGGACATAAAGAAAAGGCGCTAGAATACGTATTTCAAGTCACCGCCGAACAAGAAGAAATCATTCGCTTTTTAAGCAAAAATATTAAAAACGAAAGCATTTCCGGTCTTCTTTTGAGCAAAATTAGCCGTGGAAAGGAACTAGGGATTACTGTAACGATTGACCGTCATAGCCAATTGCACCAATTTCCAAAATCTTTAGATCATCACGATTTCGTCGTAATCCTTGGCAATTTAATTGAAAATGCCTTTGATTCGTTTCAAACGGTTGGCGACCGTCCGAAAGAAGTGTATATTAGCATCGATCAAACCGATGAAATTTTATCGCTATCCGTGGAAGATAACGGCTGCGGCATGGAAGAATCGGTACAAGCTCAAATGTTTGATGAAGGATTTTCTACCAAAAAAACAGCAGGACGTGGCATCGGCTTATACTTAATCAAACAAATCGTCGACAAAGGGAATGGAACCATTCACGTTACATCGGAAAAAGGAAAAGGAACGATTTTTACCATTACATTTGAAATGTGA